DNA from Terriglobus sp. TAA 43:
CCGTCGGTGCCTATCTTCTTGGGCTTTAGAGCTGTCGTCCGGTTGTCTGAACAATATCGCGCCTGCTCTGACTCCGCGGCTCCAATGCAAGAAGTTTTCAAACGCTAGGTTGGTTTGCCAAAACGGGGAGTTGGATCGTTAGTAGGGTCCCCGTTGTTGCGCTGCTCTCCACGTGAAACGATCCATTGAGAAGCGTGATACGTTCCCGCATACCTGTCATGCCGAATCCTCCTTGGCCTGGAGTCGACGATTTCGGCTTCTCTGCGATTCCGCGGCCGTTGTCGCGGATCGTCAAAACCACTTGCTGAGGATCTCGATAAATCTTCACCTCAGCGTGAGTGGCTTCTGAGTGCTTGACTACGTTATTCAGTCCTTCTTGAACGATTCGATACAGGTTGATCCGCAGGTCTTCCGCAAACGCATCGTCTATATCTGCCAAGTCTCTCTCGATCTCAATCTCAGAGGCTTTCGCAACGGTCCTGCAGAGACTCTCGATAGCTCGTGTCAGTCCCAGTCTGTCCAGTTGGAATGGTCGGAGAGCGTAGGAGATCGCTCGCGTCTCTTCCATGGCAGCGGTTGCTTCTCCGCTAATCTCCTCGATCGTCTCGCGTTTTTCTTCTTCTGATTTCACCTTGCCTTTCACGCGAAGTAGGAACAGGGCGAGATTGTTGATGATGATCAGGCGTTGGCCAAGGCTGTCATGAAGCTCCGCAGCAATTCTGCGACGCTCACCCTCTTGTGACGCGATCAGTTGGCGAGAGAAGGTCTGTTGTCGAATGTGAGCCTGTTCCAACTGCTGCACGCGATAACGCCATGCGAAGGCGATCCCTAGAAGGCCGAGGAGAACGCAGGCTACGATAAACCATCGGCGTCGATAGAAGGAAGGAACGACGCTGACGGCCACCTCGGCATCTTTTAAACTGTTGATGCCGTCGCTATTTCGCGCAGCAACTCGAAACGTGTACTCACCAGGCAATAGATGGGAATAGTACGCTGTCCTTCGAAGACCGACCTGCTGCCAGTCGTCGTCCACGCCATCCAACTTATACCGAAAGCTGACTTGTTCGGGCTTCGCATAAGTGAGCGCGGTGTACTGGATTTCCAGACTCGTCTGACCAGGCTTGAGCCTTACCAAATTGTTATCGGTAGACTCCAGGCCATCGATGCTGACGCTATCAATGTGAACTCTCGGAGGTTGGCTAACACCAAGCATCTTTTTGGGATCGACGATTGCGATACCGCTCTGTGTCGGAAACCAAAGGAGCCCGTTTGCGTCTTTCACACCCGAAGGCCACCCTCCCGCATTGCATTCCGCACTCAACATGCCATCGGCGCGGCCATACGCAAACGACGTAACCCTCGGTTCGCGCTTGTCGGCTACCGCAACGAGTTGATCCCGATCGACCCGATAGATGCCATGGTTCGAGCTGATCCAGAAACGCCTTTTCTCGTCTTCGAGAATTTGAAATGCGCCGTTGTCGAAGAGGCCCTGACGCTTATTGAATGACACCCATTTGCCGTCCCGAAGCCATGCGATGCCGCCGTCGTATGTTCCGACCCAGATTGTGCCGTATGTATCTTCGAAGATTGTTCTGATGTTGTTGCTCGGAAGGCCTTCGCTTTCTGTCCATCGATTGATATGTCCGTTGCGAAGATTCGTGACTCCACCGTTTCCGCCGATCCAAAGACCTCCCTGGCGATCCGTCACGATGACCCGAACA
Protein-coding regions in this window:
- a CDS encoding sensor histidine kinase, which gives rise to MRDHFRTTLLKILTKVIYAIVGICLFSSQSGSAQYRFTQWTPDTGLPQSGVRSIILTPDGYVWVATLNGLARFDGVRFKVYDKSTTPEMTSSRLIAMVETANGDLWIQSDDYNLLRIHHGTFQTLDEHYGVAPREVNAITFDEGKVWILSQHRVLVWNEDKRRFERAEFSTDDLQFEPLRWRGTGFWAQRGQQIICFNRGKLFTFAIPKGIKPSEIRGVVMSINNDAWIGTNDGRMGRLGDKPANLTHESASFPFPGLSGEDWKVEVTPDRFERLLHLPIDGIDHVFNFNALKADSEGNLWVGTETEGLYRIQRQQIKVLSEQEGLASNNTNPVFRSMSGEIWAGSSPGGLSEIRDGKVIHTFGTADGIPGTISSLFEDKEGVLWIGTHSGIRTLVHGKIRQPNITLGDTGAPLVIHQAPDGAMLFGTERGLTFYDGRMTRHLTTADGLATNDVRVIVTDRQGGLWIGGNGGVTNLRNGHINRWTESEGLPSNNIRTIFEDTYGTIWVGTYDGGIAWLRDGKWVSFNKRQGLFDNGAFQILEDEKRRFWISSNHGIYRVDRDQLVAVADKREPRVTSFAYGRADGMLSAECNAGGWPSGVKDANGLLWFPTQSGIAIVDPKKMLGVSQPPRVHIDSVSIDGLESTDNNLVRLKPGQTSLEIQYTALTYAKPEQVSFRYKLDGVDDDWQQVGLRRTAYYSHLLPGEYTFRVAARNSDGINSLKDAEVAVSVVPSFYRRRWFIVACVLLGLLGIAFAWRYRVQQLEQAHIRQQTFSRQLIASQEGERRRIAAELHDSLGQRLIIINNLALFLLRVKGKVKSEEEKRETIEEISGEATAAMEETRAISYALRPFQLDRLGLTRAIESLCRTVAKASEIEIERDLADIDDAFAEDLRINLYRIVQEGLNNVVKHSEATHAEVKIYRDPQQVVLTIRDNGRGIAEKPKSSTPGQGGFGMTGMRERITLLNGSFHVESSATTGTLLTIQLPVLANQPSV